Part of the Anoplopoma fimbria isolate UVic2021 breed Golden Eagle Sablefish chromosome 4, Afim_UVic_2022, whole genome shotgun sequence genome, TCAGATTATCTTTTTTGTGAATCATTGTTTTTTAGACTCTTTTCTCTACtttataatttaaatgtgtgaTAGCATATAGCCTTAAAATCAAGCATGTATCAACACTGCatggtttatttttaaagtgaatgtacatacagtatctAAAATTTCTTGTCACCCTTAATAAcatcaaatgttaaatatgGTTTGTTGCAATCCACTGTCAAGTAATGATATATCAAATCAGTAAGTTTGGCTATACAGTTATGAGCAGGTTATGTGTCTCAATATTTGGCTTATTTAAAAATTACCTCACCTGTCTTACTTGACTTCTTCACCCAGCATTATCAAGTCGCTGATAAATtactaaaatgttatttatggaCTTCCATCTGTCATCATTGGTTATCGATAGCGGTcagtgcagttaaaaaaaatgaaaggtgcTCAAATTTGTCATTTCGGTGGCAACTGGTTTGTAAGATCCCATTTATTTCTCCTTATGCCATTTATATAATTCTTTGGAccagaaaaaatatttactgtttAATAAAGATTGAGTTCCCAAAATCCTGATATTTACCCTTTTTTGAGCTCTACAAAATTGAGCTCTCTAAAATTGACTGGTTTTTAAAGTTTCACTCTTGCTGTCCTCAAAATGTATAGACCCCGGAGAATATAAAACCCCCAATGACAAAGTAGACATATCTAAATCTAAATTGTGACattcatgaaaacacagatttcctttgttgacttttttgtgtgtattgtcTTCTGAGGCCTTATTTGATACAACCTTTCTTTCTTCGGAGAGAACTAATCTCTTATGAAAGAATATGAAAAATGCTCTATATAAGTTAAGTAAATTCATGATTTTCATGTTAATTGAGAAAACTTGATCTGCTGATGAAGGCTAAGTGATATGGTTATGGAAAACAACTAGTAAGTACCCTTAAATTtgtactgtttaaaaaaaaaaaacatattcatgctTTGTGCATTTTGTGATCAGTCTTGTTACCttctgactctttttttttttgccaaagcaTGACATAATTATGGCAATTGTATTATAATGTATCTTGTACAAACTACACATTTGTCTCAATTGTACAGTACCAgtaccttctcattcaactactttgaagaatctaaaatataaaacatattcaggtttgttgagcatttgtttgtttaccacataattccatatgtgttccttcatagtttggatgtcttcaatattaatctacaatgtaggaaaaaaaaataaaaataaaaataaagaaaaaccattgaatgagaaggtgtgtccaaacttttgactggtactgtatatatatatatatatatatatatatatatatatatatatatatatatatatatatatatatatatatatatcactcattcaactactttgaagaatctaaaatataaaacatattcaggtttgttgagcatttgtttgtttaccacataattccatatgtgtcccttcatagtttggatgtcttcaatattaatctacaatgtaggaaaaaaaaaaataaaaaaagataaagaaaaaccattgaatgagaaggtgtgtccaaacttttgactggtactgtgtatatatatatatatatatataaaaaaaaaatatatatatatatataaaaatatatatatatatatatacagtactcattcaactactttataAGAAtactcattcaactactttgaagaatctaaaatataaaacatattctggtttgttgagcatttgtttgtttaccacataattccatatgtgttccttcacagtttgaatgtcttcaatattaatctacaatgtagaaaaaaataaataaagaaataaagaaaaaccattgaatgagaaggtgtgttaGTTATCATTCTCCTGAATGCAGAACAGAGAGCAGCTCACTACGTGGACTTCAACTCCCAGAAGTCTTTGCGGTTTTTCTGTATGTTTACAACCAGCTGACATCCGGCGTCTTCCCGTCCTTTGGCCACCGACACCAGTCAACGCTCCCTGAACccgcagaagaagaagaagtcaacGACATCCCTCCTCCCTCGATACCTCCATGAAACGCGCTCCCCGCTGAGTGAACTCAGCTGAATGCGACATTTCATCACCGTCGTCAGATGCAGGTGAGCTGGAGCGGAGCTAGCCAGCTAGCCAGCTAGCAGTGAGCTAACACGgcagctaatgctaacgctagctgaaGCCTTCGTATTCGCAGCTATCACTTTCGACATCTGTCAGCGCGGAGCCTGGTGCTAGTTGTTGTCTTCTGGTTTTATACATTCACCTTCCGTCTAAAGAAACCGACTGTTTTATCAGCTACGTCACAACTGAGCGACAATTAGCAACAATGGTGGaagctagctaatgttagcccGCTAGCTTAAGTAGCTTAGCGTCCAGTGGTGGAAACACTGAAGCTAACGCTGCTAACACTAAGATACGTTTTAATGAACTAAACCAGGGAGAAGGGAGTCTTTCTGCCCGACCCTCACGACCCCAGGTAACTCATCACCCATGTGCTCGGGTGTCATTTGGGTGACACTGTTGTGATGTTAGCTGTGACGTGTTGGCTCTGTGGGGGATGGATTATGTGCCAGGCTCGGCTTtacaatgtttgtgttgtttgtgttgtttgtgtcagGGCTCTGGCCCCGTCTCCAGCAGCTGAAGCACACCAGCCCTGTCCACTGATCATCCACGGCCTCCCTCCTTGCTGAGCCATGACCTCTCAGAGGGATCTTGATATGGTGAGTGAGGGTCTGACACTTTTCTGAAactgtttttccaacagcagcACTAAAGCAAGGTGATGATCCGGGTCTGCTGATGCCTTGTGTTCTCTGATTTGTAGCCTGTCACACTTTAATGCAGCTACGTGTTACACAAACATAATGCATTACCTTATTTCCTCaaagttaaattaatttagGGTTTTGGGGGTCGGGGTTGGAGGGGGTGTCATGGATTAGCCAACGACCACAAACACTTAGCTGGGATAGTAACTGCTGTTCCTGTGAACACCATCTGTCTAATCTCAGTTAAAACATTGCCCTACTTTCCTTTCAAGGTTTAGACGCCAATTGATTGTTCCCTCTTACTAAATCCTGGCCAAAGCCCCCGTTATAGGAATGGACAACAGTTATTTAGAAACAGATAAGAAATGATAGAAGTTATaggtatatttttatttttttgacaccTGGCCACTTGCTTTTTTACCTGCAAGAATTCACTTTATATTGATAATTCTCATAGAGAAGATAGcaagtttttgtatttgtgaagaTGTAACCAGCTGAATGTTAATAGTGATTTTGTTTGTCAATTAGACAATCGGTTGTTTTTTGCTAATATTACTAATAAGTAAACATAGAGAGCTGGAAGAAATAGTCAAATTAATCCagtgaaaattattttattgtttaaaaatccAAATTTGATGGTTATGACTACTCAAAGTAAAGATTTGCtgcctttctctgttttatttcattacaagCTGATCTGAAAATCATTCAGGTTTTGGGCCATTTGCGAGACAAAACCAGGCATACGTTGTGATGGGTGTCTTTAATAATATGCTGtcagaacatttaaaatgcatttaaacaacCTTTTATCTAGGATACCTACATCAGGTACAAACCCACAGCAAGGCAGAGTGGGCTTAGTAGATCATCCCTCTCTTCAGAAGCCCTGGGGCGTTAGcttgttatgtttttaaataacttgaCCAACTTCAAGAATGGATACGCCTTCGGTAGCCCTGTTAACCCTTAAAAATATTTCTCAACAAACGTTTGAAGGATTTATTGTCTTCCTATGGATTGGAGAACCTCAAGAACATTTGTGATACAGGATGTTGCCATGGGTAATCAGGCAGATCTgactttgtttttactttgtcgGGGATGAAAGGGATCGGGACGGGAAAGGGGACAAAGCTCGTTAATGATGACATGGGGATGTAACTTCACATTGAGGTTATTCAGTTCAGAGGGGGGATGGGAGGGCAGAAGACCACCGAGGGAGGATTTTATTTGTAAACAGATCATAGAGTGGGGTCGTCCCTCCCCGTCCCCCTGACGTCACACCTCATGGTTAAGTCTCTTTGTTCTCTCTTCTGTGATTTGTGAACTCAATGAAAGATCACATCCCAGAAGGTGTTCTGAAGAAGAGCAAATGTCGGTTAAAATGTATCCCGTCCGTCAACTCTGACTCTTGAGTAGAGACGTCTCAGGAGAAAGTAGTTGAtgagatgggttttttttctccaaagtaTTTTTTTGGATTAGCGGCATAATTGATTAGAGATGATGGATTAAtggattaataaagaaaaggtCTTTGCTGCAGCGTAAATCAAATGACTTAAGGTCCAAAATGGATCAATAATTCAGGTCAGTGATGTTTCAATCCTGGCCATGAGCTGAGTACAATAAagatacagtataaaataaGTGGACAAATTGATATTAACGTTAAATAATGACACCAAATTCTTCGCCATTACTGTCTGCTTGACATTTTtagaaggagatggagagactccaaacctgttttatttattttttgtactaCAATAGAGCTGCGACCAAAGCTTATTTTTGAGTATCTATTAACtctgttattttctctttcattaaTTTTGGACTATAAAGCCAATGTGACATCTTCTTtatatttcccttttctctgtGGGAAAGAAGGTtcacataagacaaagaaaatcagcaaattaatcaatcaattgtGTCTGATCTACTACAACGTGTGTTGGAATGTTTTACATGTTTCACAAGAAGAAGTTTGTgatattttcaaataatttagCAGAACAAGTGTGGAGTGCCCAATGTGGATTTCCTGATGTTAGTGTAATGTTAAGGCCTTCAAGGCAtgctagttttttttcttcgttttttttaacagttgcCCAGAGGATAACATTTAGAGGACCCCCCACTGTTAAAGGCCCTCCCACACATATGCACAGTCCCCCTTGGGTCTACGCACTGGCCATGTAAATTTAATAACATGGCCGAGAGCTGTCTGGGACACCTGGGGTTATCGCATTAGGCCGACAGCCCGGAGAGGAGCTCGCAGCACCCTGGAACTAAAGAGCCAGTGTTCCCCCGTCAGCCCCACCCTTATCTGTCGTCGTCTCTGGCAACAGGGGCTCACTTCAGTGTAAGCCCTCGGTGAATGAAGTCGCCCAGTCAAAGGGTGGAGATCTGGATAAATCTAATTAGACTGGAATGCCCGTCTCTTCACAGCCTTCAGGAGGTCACCTCATGTCTGAGGAGGTTAGAGGAAGTGGAGGGGTTCCAACACGACTAATTAAGAAGAACTTCAATGgaagtttggtttttttgttgtcttataCAAAATTTCTATGGATTAAaccatttctttgtgtttttgttttaggtGCACCTCCGCCTTATCCTGGTCAGTGGGAAAACGCAAGACTTCACTTTCTCCCCAAATGACTCGGCCACAGACATCGCCAAGCATGTATTTGAGAACTGGCCTGCAGGTACGTTTATAAAGGATTcagttttaaatctttttttgtgtgtatgtttgagaagtttcagtgtatatatttcacagattttattacttttcactAAGCAGCCCTTCAGATTCAGTCACATTTTTTGCTGAAACGTATTTATTGTCAGTGTCTGCAAATAATTGATAATATGGTATacgataataattaattaattgtaaatttttccatttccttttgtttctttgtggccTACCGCTTCTGATTACCTATAATGTAAACCTTGtttacactgtttatatttaaactCTAAATGAACACAGGCTAACCAAAATTTAAAAAGTGTAAAGTGATCGGAGGGGTAATAACAGTATTATGGTCTAGATACAGATATATTGGTATCAACCTACATATTGGCTGATAAGTTACAAGAAACTGCAGCACAGAGATGACAAACtagtattaaaataattaagaaacaGTGTCACGATTACAGTTGATTTAAAGTTGATTTGTTAAACTGGAAAATATTCGCTCAGTATCTTCGTCACAATTTTAAAACCAACTAATCAGAAGTGATCTGTATCCAGactatttttttgtcatgtgtttatAAGAGGGTTTGTTAATAGTGACACTACAGGTAGCGCTGGTACTAGTTCAACTACATTTCTTAGTAGAGTGGTTgtagtgttgctgtttttttaaatcaaatagcTCTTCATTCGCTTAGCTCTTTTATTGATCGATTAGTGAGGCAGCAGCCACACTAGCTgcatttttgaaataatttctGAAGCTCAAGCTTTCGATCTGAAATAAAACCGCTAAGGATCAGTAGGTGACGCCTCCGCCACACACGTACGTGGATGTGTAGCCAACAGAAGCACCTACTTATGACCGTGACATCACGTACCAATCCTTGGACTGATGCCCACGACGTCTCTGCAGCAGGGGAGACAAGCTTGTGTTTACTTGATGGAAAGGTGGCAGagggtgaggacagagaggagtgGATCCTGAGGGAGTCGCCCTGGCTGCGGGCCTACACATACCGCCACGGATATACAATGTTTAATTATATCAATACGCCTCAGACAGTGTAGCATTTTAGTGCAAGGCAGCTGGATATTGCTATGGTAGTACGATGCATGGATGTTAGAATTAAGTGTGCATAGTTGAAGATAGTTGAATACACATTATACTTGTGTCATCTTATTCAatatattattagattattatatattttacagcaaatgaggcctgtgtatttgtattttatattgataGTATTTGACCTGGAGATGGTTCAATGCAAAGAAAATGGTCCTGATGTTGTTACTTCTATAGTAAAAGTGCTGTAGCTTAGCTTGCTACATTTCTCTGAGGACTAGCTTCAGTGTAGACTAACTGGTAGTTCATCTCAATACACTTTCCAAGGAGCTTGATCAAAAGTGGTTTATGAAATGGGCGAATATACTGTTTTCAGATTTTCATCAGTATTTGCCTAAAAGATCCTGTATCAGTTAGGCTATAGTAAGTCAAATACTTGTTTCTCTGCTTCCCAacaggatgggaggaggagagggtgagcAGTCCCAGTATACTGCGCCTCATCTTCCAGGGACGCTTCCTTCATGGCAACGTCACCCTGGGAGGTAAGACCACCTCTTAACGAAGACCCCTTTATCCGTCTATCTTACTAAAAACACGGCtggaaatgaacaaaaacagctcATAAGGTTTAAGCTGAGGTTTTGTAAAGCTGTCCTGGGGCTTACAGCTATGTGGTTGTTGTAATGCATTGGGTCTGTTAGGTGTATCATATTCATGCTAAACCATAGAGATGAAGAGCGGCAGGTTCATCTgcaggtatttaaaaaaaaaataatgttatcaATACATGGccaagataataaaaaaaagtttattttacaatttgttAACACATAGGCTGATGCACTAACTTCAGCAGTATGGCCTTGAATTATTACAGATGTGAGATATGATTAAATATACACATCTGTTGTCATAGTAACTGCAGATGCTAATGGAGTCAAGCTATTTCCTTCCACCTTGCCAGTCTGAATTTATCTGAAGTATTGTCTTATCAATAACACCACTGAAAActtatcaaatgtaaaaaattctATCatataattgtcatttttattgttaaatgtaGATAGGAATAATGAGTCATGAggtgtatttctttgtttaaagCTCTGAAGCTGCCACCGGGCCGGACAACCGTCATGCACTTGGTTGCCAGAGAGACTCTTCCAGAGCCCAACTCTCATGGTGAGgatcttttctttgtctcctttttttagTAGAATTATCAGTATCATGTTATCATACAGGACGAGGTACCTTGTGGGATTCTGATAGCTCCAGGCCTGCATATTTACTGAGAATAGGGCAgaattttgctttaaaaaaagtcagagtagtTTAGTTAGCTTTGGAGAAGGTTGTGTTATTCAGGCTCAGttaaacagcaacatttcaaGCAAACATGAGGTAAAGTAGCAGCTGGTAGCGTGAGCATTAGCATACCCGATAAACTCCGGTGGAAAATCAACTTTGCACATGAACAAAATAATACTTCATTAGTGGTAGTGGATGCCACACATGAGCCCACTGATAACGTCTGTATTCAGAGCTTAACAAGTTAATCAGGACTGACGAGCAGTGACGaccaacagcagaaacacagctgTGTACTCCACGTCACTCCTGTGTAGCATTTATGTTGGTAGAGAAGGTTCTAGCTGAATTTAAGGGTTTAGTTACCCTTTCAGTGCACCGTGTCTGCTCAGGCGGAGCGCGGAAGTTGACAAGTTGCTTTTTCAGGGTCCAATTTGTTTGACCTTTCACATACATTATTCAGTGGGCGTTTACTGCTACTGCTGTTAAGCTCAACCTTGTCCCACTTAAAATGTCTGTAGAGGTAAATGTGCTTTTATCTAgtttcagcttgttgtttttttttttaatctcaccTCTTGTCTCTGCTGTCATGTCTTTGTAGGTCAAAGGAACAGAGAAAAAACCACAGAGAGCAACTGCTGTCTCCTCTTGTAAAGCAACAGAAACCCAATGAcccccaaccacacacacacacacacacacacacacacacacataacacaaacatatatatatatacatgcatacactCTTTCTCTTCTGCCTGTCATCCTGTCAGCTGTGGATTCAGGATAAATCACAGGAAGTCTGGTTGGACAGTCACCGGCTTCGGTTGAACGCTTGTCCAATCTGAGGCTTTTTTTGTGCCAATTATATTCACTTATTTTTTGCCCCCAAACTTTAACTGTATCGGCAGAAATTGCAGTTGTAGTTCCTTTTTGTTTCAGGATCATGACATTAAACGTACCTGATGCTCCCTCGCTGACCTGTTTGCTGCTGGACACGTTTTAAAGAGCTGTCGTATGTAGTGGGAAAAGACCAGGGAAGTCATTGCTCTTCATGGACACAGTTGCTATAAAAGATGTGTTGGCTATTACCTTTTTCCTACTAGTCACATGGATGTTTCCCCAGGTCTTACTGAATGGTGTTAACCCTCTCTTTGCACTTAACCAGTTTGTTAATTCAGAAATGTTTATCGTGTTTAATCTTCATCATCTTTTCCccaatggattttattttttttttggtcagagGAACAGACCTTAATTCCCCCCGTGGTAGAAAATGTGCCATCCTCCTCATGAGACTGTTTCTCACTAACTGATCCGGTCGGTCTGTATCAGCACCAGTGGCGTTTGTTCCATTACCCATACACCTGTTTGTACCTGGAAATGGACCAATGGTGAAAAGACTTGTATGAGGAGGAGTAAACACCTGAGGGGAAGTTCAGGTCCATGAGAAAACAGGAACAGACATCGAGGCTTGTAAAAGATGGAGTCGGAGGATTCGGCGGGTTGCTTGTGCAGGTGTCGTTTTCGCACCTCTGGCTTTGACTTTATCGACTAGGCTGTCGGTGTTCCCTCGTCACAGGAGCCGACATGGCGGGCCAGTTAAACGCAGACAAAAGAAGCGGTTGAAAATGGGAGGGAGGAGTGTCGTCAGTGTGAGAGCCCCCCCTACTGGACACTGAGAACGAGGCAGGGGGAGAGTTTCTGCCACTTGGATGAAGAGACATGAGGAAAATCTATTGGTGGTATTTCACCTCCTTTTCATTTGGATGCCGTCTTTACTTCATGTTTGCCTTTTATCGTGGAATTCAGTAATATCATTAATattgaaatttaaatatatcaaTTTTTATCTTGTGTATAGGTATTTGTTCAATTTTAGTGTGGGTGCGtctgtgtatgagtgtgtcTGAGGGTGTGTGATGCACGTGGCATACTGTATGAGGACTGGTGAGGGCATGTggtcttaaaaaataaaaaataaaatgtgatgcaCTGGGAGTGTTGATGGGCTGCGGTTTCTTCAGAAACAGTCGGAAACCGTTTGATTCCTTCCATTGAGTGTcctttggtttgtgtttttgtcaatcAATGTCACTGCTATGAAGTTTAGCCCAGTatgattaaatgtaaaaactaaaatgcaaTGTGGTCTACATAAAAAGCTTGtattataaattaataaatctttaaataagTCAACTTCTCTTAATCCTTTTTACTATTTCTAAAATGGCAACTAAATGACGTGGTTTTCATTatcaattgatttatttttatttttattaatgtcatctttaaaatgtctggGAAATTGTAATCGACATTTTCCAGTATTTCCGGAATCAAAGTtaacatcttcaaatgtcttaatttgactgtttagcagtaaattaaatgtatttgggTTTATAAACTGTGATAGAAGATTAGAAGACCAGCAAGAATTCATATTTAAGGAATATCAGTCACATAAGCAGGTGATCATATATTGGGTGGAGGGGCTCATAACACTCAAGCATAAGAAATCCAAGGAATTAAATACCCTTACCCACTTTAATCATCAGTGTACATGTAGTTTTATTTATCTTCCTCTAGGTGGCGGTGTTTCCCTTTAAGCCTAATGGTGGGGTCATCATGGGCTGATGGAGTGGACAGGAGAAtatacctttatttattttggctgaACCTGAAACACTGACACAAGTTAAAGTAGGACAATGAGTAAATCATTTGTTCATTTCTGTTTCAAAAAGGCCCACTTTGTATTTAAAAGTTGAGTCTTTATGAAACACCTgacaaatgaattaaaacactttacacactgaaagaagacaaaatatatttgtagACAGTTTGTTGATACATGATGTGAAGTTCACTTCTGTAGCTCTAATTGGGTCAAAACTTTCTCTTGAGCTGACTTTCAGCAGCTCTCCTCCCGTCTGCCTCAGGAATCTGCTCCTGACGTGTAGCTGCAAGAAGTCCAGGTTTCCAGTTGACACTGGCAGTGTAGCTCAGGAAAAGTTCAGTCAACCCACATCTCTCTTAACATACTTCACTTCCCAAACCTGCTGTTGTGTTTAAACGACCTGTCCTTCTACGGCTCTTTTCTGAACTGCTTTTTTGTCATCAGTGTTTAGAGGAAAGTCTGAACAGGAGCATCCAGAGGTGATAAGTAGTGTTTAAATGAGAGTCCAGGGAGGCAATCTATTGATCTTTGCTCCTTAAGTCCACCACATtgagagctgctgcaggatgAATTGCTTTCTGCGGTTGACATGACTCAAAGCACGCGTGCAGCCAGTTTCTTGGGTGTGCTGCGGTTTCAACCAATACTCACGGTCTGTCCCCGCAGGGCTGTCTGCTCCCTCAGCTGCCTTCCTGTAGTCCTGATATGGAGGGCTTAACTTCCACTTTGGCAGCAGTTTAGAGTTTAAGAATCCTGCTTAAGTAGAAGTACTGCAAGTGTTTTCACATGCTTTAGTTAAATAGAACTTTAGAAGTGCTTGTGTTGAAATCTACTCAAGTACTCGAGGACGGGTTAA contains:
- the ubl3b gene encoding ubiquitin-like protein 3b, producing MTSQRDLDMVHLRLILVSGKTQDFTFSPNDSATDIAKHVFENWPAGWEEERVSSPSILRLIFQGRFLHGNVTLGALKLPPGRTTVMHLVARETLPEPNSHGQRNREKTTESNCCLLL